Within Enoplosus armatus isolate fEnoArm2 chromosome 1, fEnoArm2.hap1, whole genome shotgun sequence, the genomic segment ATAGCTTTCTTTGTCACACATGTACACGGTTATCACCGTATCTGTAGGCAACACCATGGCACTGTAACTCTCAGATGACAGGTTGTGATGTTAATTCAGACTTTAATGAGCAAAAGGTGAGAGGTTATATGCCACAGATGTTGATATATTCTTATATCTCTCAGAGTCCCctgactttgtgtttgatttgtgttttctcgcCGGCTCAGGTGTGTTTCTGGGTTCCATTGCTGGAATGCTGCTGCGGCACAtatctcctctccctcctgatGTTATCATGATCATCGCCTTCCCTGGGGAGATCCTAATGAGGATGCTGAAGATGCTTATTTTGCCTCTTGTTGTTTCCAGTCTGGTCACAGGTGGGTGAGGTACAGTAGCTGCTACAAATGTTCTGCTCAATTTGCTGAGCAGAACTGTCCTAAAATGAGGTCGCATTGTGCGATTTGTTGCTACCTGGGAGTTGAGTTGCAACAGGAGAGACGAGAGAGTGGGCAGTTATTTTCTTTCAAGCAAAACGGGAAAAaaaattcttaaaatgtcaattttgtgtggaggaggggaggcacACAGACAGTGTTTTGTTGGTGTATCTTGCACTCGTATacagatgcttttgtttttccatacTTTAAACTATTGAAAACATGAACCTCTTACTAGTTCAAAACAAGGACTACAACATCtattgatatacagtatagaCGTAGTAACATTAGGTTGCCTGTATGCTAATTGTGTTTGCAACATTTCCACTTAAATACACATCTATGCAAATGAGAGAGCATGTGGTTGTCCTTCATTGGAATATTTATGAATCTAGATCAACCCGTTTTAACGAACTTGATTTATGTTGTTATATGGTGGTTATATGCTTATAAGTCTGAAATACCTCCCCATATCACATCCCTTACTGTTCAACTTTGCTTTACAAACTTTGCTGTGAAAGATAACATAGCTTTGGTCCCTAATAATCATTCAAAGCTGTTAATCAAGccataaaattaattaattaattaattaattaattaaaaacacctgAGATAAAACTAAATGTATCAGTCCAGGTATCCAGTTCATATGATGATGATCAGCTGCACAAGTGATGTTGGACATGTTGTCTACAATACAGTGTGCAGACACATTTACAATACTACCTCTCCACAACCTTGAGAGTGCACACAACGTCTAGCAAGCCTTTCTTACAAACTCAATCAATCTCCGTAAACAATATATTGAAGACCGCTGTTGTTCATCATGTTCTGCTCCGGAAGTCGTGACATCTAGTCCCTCCACAGAGTCAACAGAGACAGCAGTGCTACAATCACTTGCTGTCACACTGGATAATTAAGTCCAATTGTTTAGCTAAGTACAAATGTGTAATTAAGTTGAGTCTCTGACTGAGTCATCTCACCTTCGGAAGCAATTCTTATGAAACTTTGGGTACAGAATTAGTTTTTCCAATATATTTGCACAAGATGTCCTCACAGACAGAACAGTCACAATCACAACACCAGCACCTCTTATCTAAATGAGGCAAGCCATATGTGTGGAGGCTTCACATTTAAAGTCTCACTGGAAGGACATTagcaaatgaaaaatacatagGTTTGAACTGTATCGCTATcgttaaagagagaaaagttatGAATACTGCAGTAGCATtaatacaacaacatacagtatattttaggCTATCTTTTTGATATTGGACACTTACCTGTAAACCAAACTATGTCAACAGGACTGGCTGGTTTGGATGCTAAATCCAGCGGCCGCTTAGGAACCAGGGCTATGGTGTACTACATGTCTACGACGGTGATCGCAGCCATCCTGGGAGTGATCCTGGTGCTGCTCATCCATCCCGGAAACCCCAAGCTGAGGGCTAATCTCGGACAGGGAAAGAAGAACGACGACGTGTCCAGCGTGGACGCTTTCTTCGATCTCATCCGAAATCTTTTCCCAGAGAACTTGGTGCAGGCTTGCTTCCAGCAGGTAGGAGTCTCACAGAAAGCTTTCACCCACCATATAGTCTGATTCATATGTCAGTTGCTCCAattgtttgttcttttctttgcttcttgTCCAGATCCAGACAGTAACCACTAAAATACCAGTACCCACTAACAGAACCAAAGCACCTCCACAGTTCACAGTGAAGAGGTCCCTTCAGTTCAAGAGTGGGATGAATGTCCTGGGTAGGTGAAAAGTTTGAAAACACACCCACtgcacaaatgaaaagaaataacagttgttgaagaaaaatacaagttctttttttttttcattttcaattacaTAATAACTAGAAAACACATGCCTCCACCAATGCTGCGCAATCAGATTTAGTAATAgataatctttaaaaatgtgcaaTCTGCATCTGCCTCCAGATCTGTgtcaaaatatactgtatgtagtgaCACACAGTCATGGGACGCATGGGTGCCAAGCATTTCATAAGAAATATACGCTGTCTTGCAATAGTGAAAAACCATTCTGAAAGTGATTGTATCCATGCAAAAAATGAATTACTTATTCATTGATTCATCGTTCAACTTCACACCAAAGTTGATTCTGCTCTCATTTTTTGAGATATTCTGCTaatagacaaacagaaaaacagggcCACCTCCTTGGCTGATGTAACAATAAATGTACCCATAATcatactacttttacttttcagaaTATTATCTTTTTCCTAGTATTGCAAACACACCCCCTAAACAATACCATCTCCATATGGCTTTCAATGAGTAATTAATAATTTTCTCTAAGACTAATTTAACATTACTGTATTCTGTGTCTTACAGGTTTGATTGGATTCTTTGTTGCTTTTGGAGTTATTATGGGAAAAATGGGAGAAAAGGCCAAGCTGATGTTGGACTTTTTCAATATCCTGAATGAGATCGTTATGAAGCTTGTTGGCGCGATTATGTGGTAAGTGCTGTGGTAGTCCACTACAGGCATCGCTCCACATTCACTGACACTGCCAAACCATTCCCCTGTATCATATTGATGCAGAGTATCCTACAGCTAACTTATACTATAGTATCTTCAAAATGCTAATAATGTGCCTGCagacatatatgtatataacgTATAAAATAAGTATCCCGTGTCTATCTTCAGGTACTCCCCTATTGGTATTGCCTGCCTCATCTGTGGAAAGATCATCTCCATTGCTGACTTGGAGGTGGTTGCGAGGCAGCTGGGGATGTACATGGTCACCGTGATAGTGGGTCTCATCATCCATGGAGGCATCTTCCTTCCGCTGATATATTTTGTGATAGTGAAAGAAAACCCCTTCAAGTTCTTCATGGGAATATTCCAAGCTTGGGTCACGGCACTTGGAACAGCGTCCAGGTATGAGGGATCTCATACCTGCTTTCCTTTACTCAGTGTTTTATTAATGCCATAGATGCACTCTTTCCCCTCCTGAGGTGAGCTCAGTTCTCTGAAGTTCTGCTTCGCCATCTACgagaaatattcattaattatcagacataacaaaacatacaaagcaACTGCTGAGCCACAACTGCTGTTTCATCTATGGGATTCACCCTTAAAGTGAATTCAAACTAGTAtaagtttttgtttctttggtgAAGCTCATGAAAGTCTTAGCAACAaattaacaattaataaattACCATCGTTCAGAGTGGATTTATTTCAGTATGAATAGAAGAATAGTGTAATtaagtttaaaaatgactgcaacATCAATTGTGACCCAGTCAAATAAATTCTCAACAGACAGTCTATAATTTGTTGTTGTGAAGTTTTTCATGCCAAATTGGGTGCAGAGTTTACAAACTGAACCTCACTGCATGCTGTTCGTGACCATCATAATAAAgcattttcttcctgttttatttgcCGCAGTGCCGGTACCTTGCCTGTCACGTTCCGATGCTTAGAGGAGAACCTTGGCATCGACAAGAGAGTCACGCGTTTTGTCCTCCCAGTGGGTGCCACCATCAACATGGACGGCACAGCGCTTTATGAGGCTGTGGCTGCCATCTTCATCGCTCAGATGAATGGGATTAATCTTGACTGGGGCCAGATCGTTACTGTCAGGTGAGAATGTGGCTACAGAAAGATGTCACAATACATTTTGGGGGTAACATTTTGgcaatacatttgcatttaattcAGTTAGACAGGGTTTTAAATCTGCCTGAGCAAAAGAATGACTAGAATATTTTCCCCATAAATACTAGTGAAACATgcatacagtaaaatataataatacagcAAACCTcatggaggttttttttgtttatttcacatatCTGAAATAATACCATAGTTTTAGAGAGTTAGAGCACCAATGTGGATATGTTTCTCACAAtcaatttaataaaaagaatCTTACATTTTAGTTAGGTACTGCAAATTTCATGCACTTCCtagtttgattgattaatcatgTCAAATATTTATTGCGTGGTCATGCcatttttattagaaatacACTGACTGAATGTGAAAAGTGTATAGTGGCAGTGGTATGTTGGAGCCTTGCAGCCTGTGGTTTGTCCTGCTGAGAGTGGAACTTGTCTCTTGTTTAGTATGACAGCCACCCTGGCCAGTGTTGGAGCAGCCAGTATCCCCAGCGCTGGACTTGTGACCATGCTTCTGATCCTCACGGCGGTGGGGCTGCCCACTCAGGACATCAGCCTCCTGGTCGCTGTCGACTGGCTGCTGTAAGTTCAACATCAACACAAATACTATTATTGAAAACATACAGACCCATTCCAACACCATGAACaggattttatttcataatggtGACTAACCCTGCTGTATTTTAAAGCCTTTGAGCTTCTTATTATCTAATTGTCTAATGttttccccccccaaaaaaatctcTGAATAAGTCCAAATtccacatttgtcatttttagtcACTATCTGACAAAAATCGCTCATCGAATGAGTCATAATCTCAACAAAACTGAGGAATTTGAGAAAAAGAGAATTGCATCATGCTCACTGGGTTTTTAATTGGCAAACATTTATCCACGACAGCTTCAAAGCATAACTCTGCCCACCATATTTTCTCAGCTTTTTCCAACAATTCAGTCAACTCTAACAAAAAAACTCACTTTTCTTCACTGAAAAGCCGAGAACAGCTTGCTTTCCTGGTTGTACAGTAACAGCTGAGCCAACGCCCAATGTTATTTAACATACTAacatcttttcactttttaatgagacatatatatatatttcattttgtgtttgtccatAGTTTGACAAGCagcacatgtatgcacacatcATTTCTACACAGTGTAGAGCTAAACCACAATGGCATCAAAACAGATGCTTGTCTTTAATTTGAATGTAGCAGTGAACGTGTTCTACCTGTCTCTAACACATGTTTTGGGGATGTAAAACAACTCTGGCTGTCAGGCTTTGATAACATTTTTGGAGATGTAGAGTTTTACCCTCCACATGcccatttcattcattatttcccCGTATCTTTCCTCTTCAACATGCAGGGATCGTTTCCGCACCTCCGTTAATGTGGTTGGGGACTCCTATGGAGCAGGAATCGTGTACCACCTCTCCAAACACGAGCTTGACTCCTTCGACTCCCAACAGAACCGGATGGAGGACTTTGAGATGGCAAAGACACAGTCCTTCTTTGAAAATAACACCAACCAGAATGTATACGCTCACCACAACTCAATCTTGATAGACGACTGCAAGGTACATTTCACGTTAACGGACATAGAGACTTGTATGTAGAGACTCCTCCCCagttctgtgtctgtgttcctctttcttttcttgtctgtgtttgtgacttCTTATATTTGTGTCTATGTGAATagtaaatgtcatattttcattgaaaaaaattatttttttaaaaatgggtgaaaaagctaaataaatatttctatatttatttattcacctgttaatcaaatgaaaaagcagTTTTTGTGATACCAGGTTCATCAAAAGCaaagtttgttcttttttattttatacttttggCTTTAATCTTCCTCAAAAACTCTGTTTTACTCTCATAAAATCCAAATGAAAGTGTCTATTTTTAAGCATCAACCATTCCTAATGCGTTGTCTTGTACACAGTTATATCAACTTGTATTTTGTTGTGGTATGTCTTGATTTTATTAAGatctgtatttttgttcttGTCTAATTGGACATGTATTTGTGGCAGCCCTGACCAAATTACAGTTTCAATCTTTTTGAAAGAGTTTTTTTAGCCAGTGGTATACATAAAGACtgctgtttcaccctgtttcatCCAAAGTGATGCATACATTTATGAAATGCCTATCGAACATCCTTTCCTATCAATAATGTAGCTGGCTTTCTAAACAATCAAGAGCAAAATTGTTGTTACTTTTAGAGAATTTCATTCATACAGTagaattttgttatttttcagtgtcTGTATGATGCAACTTTTTGTCTGACACTAAAGTTGCATTCTGATTATTTTGAGTATTGTAATTCGGTTGGGCAGAGAATCCATAAAATACATGGCCAACTCAGAAAAACTATAATTATCGTTGGTTTCATATAACATATGACAATGTAAACGGCATCACTGTATGAGATGACATGTATTTTAATGCTGGGGATTCACACAGTAAACTCCGACCCCAAAGGTCAATGGCCTGAATGTAATGAAGCAATGGCTTCTCTGCTCCCAACCGTTGACAGTTTGTACATGATGGTGCCTTGGCCCCATAGTTAGATGTTCTTGATAATTGCTTACAGGTCACCATGGGCAGAAATGGCAAGACTGCAGAGTTCTCTCTTGTTGAGGAGGGACCATGGAAATGCGAGTAAAGCAGATCCAGATGCTGCTGCGCCTTCCCCTGAGTTCCAACAGTTTTTACTTTCTGCCGAcgcaacaataaaaaacaaccaaaaaaaaaaatcacatacgaaaaggaggaaaaaaaagttagcaGAGTCACTGTACCGCAAGAACAAACGGTCGgccagtgtttttctttcagttactCATCTGGGTAGCTACTGGAGCAAACTACAGATGACTCACCAACTTGTATTAGATCTTGCATTGGCACTAACTAGACACAAACTGTAATGAACTGGTGCGCTCCATGCGCTCTGTACAGAAGAATAAATCATTCAGTTGACAACACTCAGGGCCTTACTTCGTGCTGCTGCAAGCTTCCTGTTCTGTCAACGAAAGAATTCTTCTACCATGTGCAAcatctattttttcttttgtattgaAGCATTTTCTTTGTAGCTTTCTGCGTAGGCAGAGATGATGTGTGGATGATGGCCTTGCCAGTTACATTTAATACAAAGACCAAGTGAGACATAAAATCATCTAAGAACAAATGTCAGCTCATCAGCATTTGACAGACTTCATCACTGAATGGTTGTCACTATCATtggttttgtgtatttgtgatttCTGACAAACTCTGTCGTCTTATGAAATGTCTCTAAACACTAGACCAAAggttgaaaataatgaaaaaatcgatttataaaaacatgaactgaaTGAAACAGTGCTTCGTGTGGCATTATGATGTAAGAGCAGCATGGTTTAACACTGCGTTACCTTTGACTGTTTGACTTATGGGATTACACCCTGATGTCGCACACATGGTCAAGCCTAAGAAGCAAAGCTTAGGACTTAGACCATTAGAGGAGAGCATGTGGCCTCTAAATGTGGCAACAAACAGTACAGGATGTGTTGCAAAGAGCTGtacagcagaaaataaagtaaatgacGGGTGCCCtcccatttatttatttattcttttttgtatatatgttctTCATGAGTGAAGCACTGAGTTTCTGTTTGTAGTCAAAAGATGCCTGTGTACTggaatgttttgtgtgttcatatgaGTTTCTGAGAGCAAGAGATGAAGATTAACATGGATATGGAATAAAGTTGGAGATTCAATAAGAGAAGTGTATAGGGGAGGGGGGTCAGATGGGGCATGGGGGTCTCTCAAACTCTCAGCAGGCCAGTGCattgctctgtgttttatttcaaactgtttatttctttgctttatGACAACCTTGCCTTGACGATGTCAACTGCAGAGTGCAGTCAGTGTGATGACTACGACTACAACTACTACACACTTGTGGATAAAAGTTaccacttttcatttcaatagGATATTGGGACTTACATTTTAGCAGAAGAAGGAAAAATTCTCCACCTTCCAGCTTTACTACCCTCAGAGCGAGGACGGCTGGGCCTTCCTCGCAAGACAGTCCTT encodes:
- the LOC139307632 gene encoding excitatory amino acid transporter 2-like; amino-acid sequence: MQKQVEVRMDESHLEPRVATPESACGGLCDKIMKNMVLTLTILGVFLGSIAGMLLRHISPLPPDVIMIIAFPGEILMRMLKMLILPLVVSSLVTGLAGLDAKSSGRLGTRAMVYYMSTTVIAAILGVILVLLIHPGNPKLRANLGQGKKNDDVSSVDAFFDLIRNLFPENLVQACFQQIQTVTTKIPVPTNRTKAPPQFTVKRSLQFKSGMNVLGLIGFFVAFGVIMGKMGEKAKLMLDFFNILNEIVMKLVGAIMWYSPIGIACLICGKIISIADLEVVARQLGMYMVTVIVGLIIHGGIFLPLIYFVIVKENPFKFFMGIFQAWVTALGTASSAGTLPVTFRCLEENLGIDKRVTRFVLPVGATINMDGTALYEAVAAIFIAQMNGINLDWGQIVTVSMTATLASVGAASIPSAGLVTMLLILTAVGLPTQDISLLVAVDWLLDRFRTSVNVVGDSYGAGIVYHLSKHELDSFDSQQNRMEDFEMAKTQSFFENNTNQNVYAHHNSILIDDCKVTMGRNGKTAEFSLVEEGPWKCE